A portion of the Alphaproteobacteria bacterium genome contains these proteins:
- a CDS encoding winged helix-turn-helix transcriptional regulator, giving the protein MGDESTASPGTAPAADSESRITLGLLNAVHEDARATQRTLASELGIALGLTNAYLKRCVRKGWIKISQVPANRYAYYLTPKGFAEKSRLTGGYLRRSFDFYRQARSQCDTLLAECSQRRFRRVALYGSGELAEIALLCSLQHEVEIIGIADPGAPAGEFLHLPLVGAVVELERPEVIILTDVRQPQRAWAELSAEFPKDRVLVPALLGVSREAPGDDEGALA; this is encoded by the coding sequence TTGGGCGACGAAAGCACAGCTTCACCGGGTACGGCGCCGGCAGCGGACAGCGAGAGCCGTATTACGCTGGGGCTGCTGAACGCGGTCCACGAGGACGCCAGGGCGACGCAGCGCACCTTGGCCAGCGAGCTGGGCATCGCCCTGGGCCTGACCAACGCCTACCTCAAGCGCTGCGTGCGCAAGGGCTGGATCAAGATCTCCCAGGTTCCGGCCAACCGCTACGCCTATTACTTGACGCCCAAAGGCTTTGCCGAAAAGAGCCGCCTGACCGGGGGCTACCTGCGCCGTTCCTTCGACTTCTATCGCCAGGCCCGCAGCCAGTGCGACACCTTGCTGGCGGAATGCAGCCAACGCCGCTTCCGGCGCGTGGCGCTTTACGGCAGCGGCGAGCTGGCCGAAATCGCACTTTTGTGCAGCCTGCAGCACGAAGTCGAGATCATCGGCATCGCCGATCCCGGGGCTCCGGCGGGCGAGTTTCTGCACCTGCCCCTGGTCGGCGCGGTGGTCGAGCTGGAGCGGCCCGAGGTCATCATTCTTACCGACGTGCGCCAGCCGCAACGGGCTTGGGCGGAGCTCAGCGCCGAGTTTCCCAAAGACCGCGTGCTGGTTCCGGCGCTGTTGGGAGTTTCGCGCGAGGCCCCCGGTGACGACGAGGGGGCGCTCGCATGA
- a CDS encoding nucleotide sugar dehydrogenase, translated as MKHEPRIAVVGLGYVGLPLAVALAGRYDVSGYDVSGERIAELERGHDRTGEIAAAALAAAGLELGTEAGIMAGADVFIITVPTPVDAGNEPDLGAILAACRAVGQQLAVGAVVVLESTVYPGVTEEVCGPVLEEASGLKAGRDFFLGYSPERINPGDRVHTVDRITKVVAGQTPEVSERLREIYGAVTAEVFVARDIRTAEAAKVIENAQRDINIAFVNEVTAIFHRMGLSVYDVLEAAGTKWNFLDFKPGLVGGHCIGVDPFYLAYAARQAGYEPEVILAGRRINDNMAGFVADSIAARLGKPGRILVLGLTFKEDVPDLRNTKVVDMVRGLEAQGHQVEVHDPLADAAEAEAYFGVRLVAGLDGEKYDCLVGAVAHAAYRDLEAGDFQRLLAPGGLLADLKGMWRERSLPPGLEYWQL; from the coding sequence ATGAAACACGAGCCCCGCATCGCCGTTGTCGGCTTGGGTTACGTCGGCCTGCCGCTGGCCGTGGCCCTCGCAGGGCGTTACGACGTCAGCGGCTACGACGTGAGCGGCGAGCGCATCGCCGAGCTCGAGCGCGGCCACGACCGCACCGGCGAGATCGCGGCGGCGGCATTGGCCGCGGCCGGGCTCGAGCTGGGCACCGAGGCCGGTATCATGGCCGGTGCCGACGTCTTCATCATTACCGTGCCGACGCCGGTGGATGCCGGCAACGAGCCCGACCTGGGGGCCATCCTGGCGGCCTGCCGTGCGGTTGGCCAGCAGCTCGCCGTGGGCGCCGTGGTGGTGCTCGAAAGCACCGTCTATCCCGGCGTCACCGAAGAAGTCTGCGGCCCGGTGCTGGAAGAGGCCTCGGGACTTAAGGCCGGCCGCGATTTCTTCCTTGGCTATTCGCCCGAGCGCATCAATCCCGGCGACCGCGTCCACACCGTCGATCGCATCACCAAGGTGGTGGCGGGACAGACGCCGGAGGTCAGCGAACGCCTCCGCGAGATCTACGGCGCCGTAACGGCCGAGGTCTTCGTGGCCCGCGACATCCGCACGGCCGAGGCCGCCAAGGTCATCGAAAACGCCCAGCGCGACATCAACATCGCCTTCGTCAACGAGGTCACGGCCATCTTTCACCGCATGGGCTTGTCGGTCTACGACGTGCTCGAGGCGGCCGGCACCAAGTGGAACTTCCTCGACTTCAAGCCGGGTCTGGTGGGTGGCCACTGCATCGGTGTCGATCCCTTCTACCTGGCTTACGCCGCCCGCCAGGCGGGCTATGAACCCGAGGTCATCCTGGCCGGCCGGCGCATCAACGACAACATGGCCGGGTTCGTGGCCGACAGCATCGCCGCGCGGCTCGGCAAACCTGGGCGCATCCTGGTCTTGGGTCTGACCTTCAAGGAGGACGTGCCCGATTTGCGCAACACCAAAGTGGTCGACATGGTGCGCGGCCTCGAGGCCCAGGGCCATCAGGTCGAGGTCCATGACCCGCTGGCCGACGCCGCCGAGGCCGAAGCCTATTTTGGTGTGCGGCTGGTTGCCGGGCTCGACGGCGAAAAGTACGATTGTCTGGTGGGGGCCGTGGCCCACGCCGCCTATCGCGACCTCGAGGCCGGCGATTTCCAGCGCCTTTTGGCGCCGGGAGGGCTGCTTGCGGATCTCAAAGGCATGTGGCGAGAACGCTCCCTGCCGCCCGGCTTGGAATATTGGCAACTTTGA
- a CDS encoding transcription termination/antitermination NusG family protein encodes MKAWYAVYTKAQEEVWAQNNLEERGLEAYLPRYRKRRFHARRLDYLAAPLFPRYLFVRADLEAGQRPRIATAPGVSYLVSFGDRAPSLADPIIAEIRAQEGADGLIRLGSEEGFRQGEKVRVRDGVFCQKIGLFDGIADERRVFILLDLMGRQVRLKIASDVLSGAG; translated from the coding sequence ATGAAAGCCTGGTATGCCGTCTATACCAAGGCCCAGGAAGAGGTTTGGGCGCAGAACAACCTCGAGGAACGTGGCCTCGAGGCCTATCTGCCGCGCTATCGCAAGCGCCGCTTCCATGCGCGCCGCCTGGATTACCTCGCGGCCCCGCTATTCCCGCGCTATCTCTTCGTGCGCGCCGACCTCGAGGCCGGCCAGCGGCCACGCATCGCGACGGCGCCGGGGGTTTCCTACCTGGTCAGTTTCGGCGACCGGGCACCGTCGCTGGCGGACCCCATCATCGCCGAGATCCGGGCCCAGGAAGGTGCCGACGGCCTGATTCGCCTAGGCAGCGAAGAAGGCTTTCGGCAGGGCGAAAAGGTTCGTGTTCGCGACGGCGTATTTTGCCAAAAGATCGGCCTCTTTGACGGCATAGCCGACGAAAGGCGCGTTTTTATCCTGCTCGACCTGATGGGACGGCAAGTGCGCCTCAAGATAGCCAGCGACGTCCTGAGCGGCGCCGGCTGA
- a CDS encoding acylneuraminate cytidylyltransferase family protein produces MQLQHGICWGLVPARAGSKSLALKNLAPLAGRPLLDYGVLAARQAGLERIVCSTDGPEIAARCRELGIAVDDRPAELAGDETPVFEVIAQWLEAVDRRQGAVPEMVALIQPTSPFILPAQIKATVALLRADPKAASAQTVIPCPHNHHAYNQRLVAGNQVSWRFPDERRAAYNKQRKPEHFLFGNLVVFRSREALDQGSVFAQPSLASPIPQAYGFDCDGPDDFRLGGLMLEGGLVALDHLGD; encoded by the coding sequence ATGCAATTGCAACACGGCATATGCTGGGGCCTGGTGCCGGCGCGGGCCGGCTCGAAAAGCCTGGCGCTGAAGAATTTGGCACCACTGGCCGGCCGGCCGCTGTTGGATTACGGCGTCCTGGCGGCCCGCCAGGCGGGCCTGGAACGCATCGTCTGCAGTACCGACGGGCCCGAGATCGCGGCGCGCTGCCGGGAACTCGGCATCGCTGTCGACGACCGCCCGGCGGAGTTGGCCGGCGACGAGACACCCGTCTTCGAGGTCATCGCCCAGTGGCTGGAGGCGGTGGACCGGCGCCAGGGCGCGGTGCCCGAGATGGTGGCCCTGATACAGCCCACTTCGCCCTTCATCCTGCCGGCCCAGATCAAAGCCACCGTGGCGCTCTTGCGGGCCGACCCGAAGGCGGCCTCGGCCCAGACCGTGATCCCCTGCCCCCACAACCACCACGCCTACAACCAGCGCCTGGTGGCCGGGAACCAGGTCAGCTGGCGGTTTCCGGACGAACGCCGGGCGGCCTACAACAAGCAGCGCAAACCAGAACATTTTCTCTTCGGCAATCTGGTGGTCTTTCGCAGCCGGGAGGCCCTCGACCAGGGCAGCGTCTTTGCCCAGCCTTCGCTGGCCAGCCCGATACCGCAGGCCTACGGCTTCGACTGCGACGGGCCCGACGACTTTCGCCTGGGCGGTTTGATGCTCGAGGGCGGACTGGTGGCGCTCGACCACCTCGGAGATTGA
- a CDS encoding N-acetylneuraminate synthase family protein has translation MSLAFKSRFEIAGRPVGQGAPVLVIAEAGVAHFGDMELARALVDLAAEAGADVFKTQVFDADALFAAGAPGADTWRERLRPRNLSLDQFQELKARCDAAGLLFMATAHDESRLPWLQALEVPAVKIGSGERNNPGFVRKLAELGKPVVLSTGMYGTDDVREALAALAAGGADRVALLHCVTSYPTPDADVNLAAMDALRTLFPGPVGYSDHTPDHMALLAAVARGAEVVEKHITILRDVPEAQDWKVSAGPEDFPALVADIRRLETLLGHGRKEAAPSEAAGMAWALKSVVAADQLEAGRILGPGDLVAKRPGNGVPASRLEEFIGRRLRHTVAADSALSFEDIE, from the coding sequence ATGTCCCTTGCCTTCAAGTCCCGCTTCGAGATCGCCGGCCGGCCCGTCGGCCAAGGCGCTCCGGTGCTGGTGATCGCCGAGGCCGGGGTGGCGCATTTCGGCGACATGGAACTGGCCCGCGCCCTGGTCGACCTGGCGGCCGAGGCCGGGGCCGACGTCTTCAAGACCCAGGTCTTCGACGCAGACGCGTTGTTTGCCGCCGGCGCCCCCGGCGCTGACACGTGGCGCGAACGCCTGCGGCCGCGCAACCTGAGTCTCGATCAGTTCCAGGAACTGAAGGCGCGCTGCGACGCGGCCGGGCTTTTGTTCATGGCCACGGCCCACGACGAATCGCGGCTGCCCTGGCTGCAAGCGCTAGAGGTGCCGGCGGTGAAGATCGGCTCGGGCGAGCGCAACAACCCCGGGTTCGTGCGAAAACTGGCCGAGTTGGGCAAGCCGGTGGTGCTCTCGACCGGCATGTACGGCACCGACGACGTGCGCGAGGCCCTGGCCGCGCTGGCCGCCGGCGGCGCCGACCGGGTGGCGCTGCTGCATTGCGTGACCAGCTATCCCACCCCCGATGCCGACGTCAACCTGGCGGCCATGGACGCCTTGCGCACCCTGTTTCCCGGACCGGTGGGCTATTCCGACCACACGCCGGACCATATGGCGCTGCTGGCCGCCGTGGCCCGCGGCGCCGAGGTGGTGGAGAAGCACATCACCATCCTTCGCGACGTGCCCGAGGCCCAGGACTGGAAGGTCTCGGCCGGGCCCGAGGATTTCCCCGCCCTGGTGGCCGACATCAGGCGCCTCGAGACTCTGCTGGGACACGGCCGCAAGGAAGCGGCGCCCTCGGAAGCGGCGGGTATGGCCTGGGCGCTCAAATCGGTGGTGGCGGCGGACCAGCTCGAGGCCGGCCGCATCCTGGGCCCCGGCGATCTGGTGGCCAAGCGCCCCGGCAACGGCGTGCCGGCCAGCCGGCTGGAGGAATTCATCGGCCGGCGCTTGCGCCATACCGTGGCCGCCGACAGCGCGCTTTCCTTCGAGGATATCGAATGA
- a CDS encoding NAD(P)-dependent oxidoreductase — translation MRRLLYYDVLGYLPENRALLEIAFEVVRLPHPGFDTDTVLAGLEACCAPLGFAFDGAKMDRAPGLRAILSNTTGVPHIDMAAAAERGIAVFSLADQQEFLATITATAEHAFGLMLALLRGTPWSHAAALEGKWNRFDFGAPAMLSRLSLGLVGMGRLGRLMSRYGSAFGMRVRFFDPYVGAQDGGAEKVETLARLAALSDVLSLHAPARDETRHLIDQGILAACRPGAVLINTARGELVDESALLAALREGRLAGAALDVLDGEYEPGFRAAGHALVAYAREHRNLLLTPHIGGSTEDAWRETQRHVIERAIAHFGAPG, via the coding sequence ATGAGGCGGCTGCTTTATTACGACGTTCTCGGCTATCTGCCGGAAAACAGGGCGCTTCTCGAGATCGCCTTCGAGGTCGTCAGGCTGCCCCATCCGGGCTTTGATACGGATACCGTGCTGGCCGGCCTGGAGGCCTGCTGCGCGCCGCTGGGATTCGCTTTCGATGGCGCCAAGATGGACCGGGCACCCGGACTCCGGGCCATCCTCAGCAATACCACCGGGGTTCCGCACATCGACATGGCGGCGGCGGCCGAGCGCGGCATCGCGGTCTTTTCGCTGGCCGACCAACAGGAGTTCCTGGCCACCATCACGGCCACCGCCGAGCACGCCTTCGGGCTCATGCTGGCGCTGCTGAGAGGCACGCCGTGGAGCCATGCGGCGGCCCTGGAGGGCAAGTGGAACCGCTTCGACTTCGGCGCCCCGGCCATGTTGTCGAGGCTCAGCCTGGGGCTGGTGGGAATGGGCCGCCTGGGCCGCCTGATGAGCCGCTACGGCAGCGCCTTCGGCATGCGGGTGCGGTTTTTCGATCCCTACGTCGGAGCCCAGGACGGCGGCGCGGAAAAGGTCGAAACGCTGGCCCGGCTGGCGGCACTTTCCGACGTCCTCTCGCTCCATGCCCCGGCCAGGGACGAAACCCGCCACCTGATCGATCAGGGGATTCTGGCCGCCTGCCGGCCCGGCGCGGTGCTGATCAACACCGCCCGGGGCGAGTTGGTCGACGAATCGGCATTGCTGGCGGCACTGCGGGAAGGCCGCCTGGCCGGCGCCGCCCTGGATGTTCTGGACGGCGAATACGAGCCCGGATTCCGGGCCGCCGGACATGCCCTGGTGGCCTATGCCCGCGAGCATCGGAACCTGCTGCTGACGCCCCACATCGGCGGCTCGACCGAGGACGCCTGGCGCGAAACCCAGCGCCATGTCATCGAACGCGCCATCGCCCATTTCGGGGCGCCGGGCTGA
- a CDS encoding ABC transporter ATP-binding protein, with protein MAGKTMDQTEGARTITRLRRLLAGHGGLVALLLAVMLLAAVAESFGLSLLLPLISSLLGAASEGDGVARYSAQLRALFPAGAQIEGLLMLLAGAFLAKGALLVLTRGYSAYVALRLRQDWAGRIFSHYLTSRQAYLARQRQGTLVHNVAVEPYRAARAVTIGLDFVNRVILALVLGGVLLAANWRATLVVALVGGLLFWAVRRATFRYSYHFGRLRQQLHQEISALVAETIGAVLQVKLFALYRQSAAELGQRLVRHTRIETAFRTLSEIPPQSTEFLIVLFLAVGLIGLRRFFAVEPQEFVALLGFFVIVSQRLLTNLNFIIARRMKMASYLPSLLLMDELLQAVPEREALAEGEAVERLAGDIEFSDVAFEHDDGRRVFAGLNLTIPAGRTTAIVGVSGIGKSTLADLLLGLYRPQLGDIAIGGRAHGEISLESLRQRIGYVSQDPVIFNASVRDNIRIGRLEASDA; from the coding sequence ATGGCAGGCAAGACCATGGACCAGACCGAGGGAGCGCGGACGATAACCCGCCTGCGCCGCCTGCTGGCCGGCCATGGCGGCCTGGTGGCGCTTTTGTTGGCCGTCATGCTGCTGGCCGCGGTGGCCGAAAGCTTCGGCCTCTCGTTGCTGCTGCCGCTGATCTCCAGCTTGCTGGGCGCCGCCAGCGAGGGCGATGGCGTGGCCCGCTATAGTGCCCAATTGCGGGCGCTGTTTCCCGCCGGGGCCCAAATCGAGGGCCTGCTCATGCTGTTGGCCGGGGCCTTTTTGGCCAAAGGTGCGCTGCTGGTGCTGACCCGGGGCTATTCGGCCTATGTGGCGCTCAGGCTGCGCCAGGACTGGGCCGGCCGCATCTTCAGCCACTACCTGACGTCGCGCCAGGCCTACCTGGCCCGGCAGCGCCAGGGCACGCTGGTGCATAACGTCGCCGTCGAGCCCTACCGGGCCGCCCGGGCCGTCACCATCGGCCTCGATTTCGTCAACCGGGTGATTCTCGCGCTGGTGCTCGGCGGCGTGCTGCTGGCCGCCAACTGGCGGGCCACGCTGGTGGTGGCGCTGGTGGGGGGGCTGCTGTTTTGGGCCGTGCGCCGCGCCACCTTCCGCTATTCCTATCATTTCGGCCGCCTGCGCCAGCAACTCCATCAGGAGATCTCGGCCCTGGTGGCGGAAACCATCGGCGCCGTGCTGCAGGTCAAGTTGTTCGCCCTTTACCGGCAGAGCGCGGCGGAGTTGGGCCAGCGCCTGGTTCGCCACACCCGCATCGAGACGGCCTTTCGTACGCTCAGCGAGATCCCGCCCCAGTCGACCGAATTTCTCATCGTGCTCTTTCTCGCTGTCGGCCTGATCGGGTTGCGCCGCTTTTTTGCCGTCGAGCCCCAGGAATTCGTGGCGCTCCTGGGCTTTTTCGTCATCGTCAGCCAGCGCCTGTTGACCAACCTCAACTTCATCATCGCGCGCCGCATGAAGATGGCTTCCTATCTGCCCTCGCTTTTGCTCATGGACGAGCTGCTGCAGGCCGTTCCCGAGCGCGAGGCGTTGGCTGAGGGAGAGGCCGTGGAACGCCTGGCCGGCGATATCGAGTTCAGCGACGTTGCTTTCGAACACGACGACGGCCGCCGGGTCTTTGCCGGCCTCAATCTGACCATCCCGGCCGGCCGCACCACCGCCATCGTCGGCGTCTCGGGTATCGGCAAGTCGACGCTGGCCGACCTGTTGCTGGGTCTCTATCGGCCACAACTTGGCGATATCGCCATCGGCGGCCGGGCGCATGGCGAGATCAGCCTGGAAAGTCTGCGCCAGCGCATCGGCTACGTCAGCCAGGATCCCGTCATCTTCAACGCCTCGGTGCGCGACAACATCCGCATCGGCCGCCTCGAGGCCAGCGACGCCG